CAAAAACGCGCTTCCAGTAAAGGGGCCATACCTTGCTGCATGCCCTGTACATCTTTTGAAGCAGGCGCAGGTATTAAATTACGAAGCCAGCATGGGCGCATATTATAACGGCCACCTAATGCATCAGACGGGTAAAGATAAAAATAAGCTGTTCGGTCATCTTGCTCCACCACAGCCGTGATCGTGCCGCGGTTATTGGGTTGCTCTAATAAAACTACAGGTGCATTCGACATAAATAATGGTCTGTTTCTGGCGCCTAAACTACCAAAAAAACATTTATATGTTTAATAATTTAGCGTTAAGCAAAGCAATATACCCTTTACCAGGCAGATAGCATTCCCTACTATTTTTTTATATTTTGTGCCTAAATAATCAGAACTACATGAAAAATTCCACCTTATCTTTTCTGCTGTTGCTCCTTTGCAGTTTATCCGTATTTGCAGGAGAAAAGCCGCCGGCAAGGGAGTATTATCAGATCAGGATCTACCATCTCAAAACAGATGCACAGGTACAAGTGGTAGAAAACTACCTCAGCCAGGCTTTCCTGCCTGCATTGCACCGCGCAGGTATTAAACAGGTAGGTGTGTTTAAACCCATTACACAGGACACGGCCGATCTGCGGATCTATGTACTGATACCCTTTAAAACGCTGACCCGGTTTGAGGAGTTGCCAGCCCTGCTGGAAAAAGACGCTGCCCATGCCAGTGCCGGAAAGGATTACCTGGATGCAGCCTATAACAATAAGCCTTATGCACGTATAGAAGACATCCTGCTGAAGGCGTTTAAAGATATGCCGGTACTGACTCCCTCAACAGTAACAGGCCCTAAAAGCGAACGTGTATATGAATTGCGCAGCTATGAAAGCCCTACGGAGAAATATGCGGTGAATAAAATAAAAATGTTCAATGAAGGAAACGAGTTCGGCATTTTCCGTAAGCTCAACTTCAACACCGTATTTTGCGGGGAAGTACTGGCAGGCAGCAAAATGCCCAATCTCATGTACATGACCACCTTTAAAGATAAGGCAGACAGGGATGCCCATTGGAAAGCGTTTTCAGCTGACCCCGATTGGAAAACCCTCTCCGCCATTGAATCCTATAAGAATAACGTATCTAAGAACGAACAATTCTTTCTGCGTCCAACGGAGTATTCTGACCTGTAATGCTTATTTTGCCCATTCATTTTAACCTGTTTATACTATTACCATGAAACAAAAACCGTCTATTGCGTTTGTTGCAGCTTCCTGGGTTGCTTTATTTACAGGCATGCTGGGCTTTATTATCGGGTTATGGAATGCCACTATGCAGTTGAATGAAAAAGGGTATTACTTCACCATCCTGATGTATGGCCTCTTTGCAGCTGTTTCAGTACAGAAATGTGTGCGGGACAGGCTGGAAGGGATCCCCGTAACAGATATCTATTATGGTATCAGCTGGACCTCTATGTTACTGACGCTGATCCTGCTGGTCGTAGGTTTATGGAACGCTACCCTGCTGCCCAGTGAAAAAGGATTTTATGCATTTGCCTTCCTGCTGAGCGTTTTTGGTGCCATTGCCGTACAAAAGAATACCCGCGATGCGCAGGCTGCCGGAAAAGAACCCGAAAACATCAAAGAAGAAAAATAATATTCCTGTAAAAAGACAAAAAAGACTGTTCCCGGACAGTCTTTTTTTGTTAATATTATATTACTTTGGGGTAAAATACGTATAGCATTATTTGGGTAAATGGATAGTTTTACCTGTAATAATACAGTGAACAATAATAGATTGGCGCCACGTTTTCAGACTACTCATTAGAAGCCTATTAAACCAAGATCCACATATGCAGCAGGACCCGCAGCGTGAAGACATGGACCCCCTGGACACAGCGCAGATATTTCATAAATATTATGTAGCGCTGGTAGGGTATGCCTGTAAGTTTGTAGAGCTGCAAACCGCAGAAGACCTTGTGCAGGATGTATTTATCCAAACGTATGATAAGATACCGGAGAACGCCCGCAGCTACCTGTTCCGTAGTGTCCATAATAAATGCCAGGACTATTTCAAACACCAGGAAGTTCACCGCAGATATGTGAATGAGGCCAGGATACTCCAGGACGAGTTAACGTACTTCCACCCTGATACCGGCAATAAAAGCCTGTTGGAAGAAGAAAGTAATGTTTGGAATGCCATAGAACAATTACCCCCTAAATGCCGGGAAATCGTTAAACTCCGCTACCAGGAAGGGCTCAAGACAATTGAAATCTCCGATGCCATGGGAATCTCCTCCCGTACTGTGGAAACACAGTTATATAAAGGTATCAAGCAACTCCGCAGTATGATCAAAAAGCTCAATTACCTGCTTAGTATCCTGTTTTAAATTTTTTTTGAATTCCCGTACGTAGAAAACAATCACTGATCGTCTATATATTGAAATGATGCAAGAAATAGATTATAACCTCCTGGTAAATGTAATTGATGGCAATGCCACACCGGAAGAAATGACCCTGGTTGAAACCTGGTTATCAGCTTCCGAAGAAAACAGGGAACTCTATTTCAGGGTCAAGGACATCCTTGATCAGCAAAAGGCAGATACATTGAATATTGATCCTGCAGCCGCTTGGGAAGATGTAACACGCCAACTGAAAGAGCGCACCAGGGTAAAACGGATGAAATGGCTCAAATACGCAGCCATGGTTGCCGTATTGATCCTGGCTGGTGGGCTTATCACTTATTTTAATTCCGGCCGCCCTGCTACGCCTGAAATGCAGCTGGTGCAAACAACTACCCTGCAATCAAAGATTTTGCCTGATGGTACCAAAGTATGGCTGAAAGCCGGGGGAACTTTATCTTATCGTTCCTCTTTCGGTAAAGGAGACAGGGATATCTGGGTAACAGGTACTGCATTCTTTGATGTGGCAAAAGAAGAAACGCCTTTTAATATACATGCCGCCAATATGGAAATTGCCGTACTCGGTACTTCCTTTACCATACATGAAAAAGCCATTATCGTAAACAGCGGTAAAGTGAAAACAACCGCGCAAGGCCAGGAAATGCTGGTGCTGCCTAATGAAAGGGTACAGATAACTACAGCCGGTTTACAGAAAGATAAAGTGAACGCACAAATATATGGCGCCTGGAAAGATGGAGACTATCAGTTTGACAATACAACCATTGATGAGTTAAAAGACATGATTAATAGCAATTATGGACTAGAAGTAACCGTGATAACTCCTTCCGCATTTGAAGGAAGCGCTATCAGCGGATATATGAAGATCGCAGATGAAGCCTCTTTAGTAAAGATACTGTCAGCTATGTTAAATGCCAGTATTATAAGGAAGGGAGATATATTAACTATTCAACCAAAGTAACCGAACGAAAACCGGAATTCATTTCTTTATAGTTCCTCAAACCTAACCAAAATTTAAACGTTATGAAATTTGGATCTCTAAGGCTATGCCTGAGAGTGGCCGGCCTGTGCCTATTCATGCAGGTAGCCATTGCCGATCTGCAGGCCCAGCAATCATTTGCCAGTACAGTGCCTGGGGTGTTCCAGGACACCCGCAAAACAGGGCGGATGATCCCGCTAAAGAGCGTACTGGAAACAGTATATCGCAAATACAAACTGAGGATCGTACACAATGAGAAATACACTAAAGATGTGTTATTACCCGAGCAGGTATTGCAGGAGGATAATGAAAAGGTCATTGCATCTATCCAGGTTGCCCTCAAACCTTATCACCTCGTTGTGAACAAGATCAGTGATCAGCAATATATCATAGCACCGGATACCGAAAAAAAACCAACAGTAGAAGTAATAAAGAATGAATTGGTTAAAATGAAGGTATCTGGTACCGTCAGGGATAAGATAGGCGGTATCATTATCGGCGTGAGTATCAGGGTACCCGGCACCCAGACGGGAACTACCACTAACGCGGAGGGCTTCTACAGTATTGATGTAGAGCCCACAGATACGCTTGAGTTTTCATTTATTGGTTATGAATCCCAGCGTATCAGTGTGCGGAACCGGATGGACCTGAATGTAATACTGGAACCTAAAGAAGGTGGTTTGAATGAAGTAGTGGTAGTAGGTTTTGGTATACAAAAGAAAGTAAGCCTGGTAGGTGCACAGTCCACCATCAGGCCTTCTGAACTGAAATTACCTGCCCGTAGTTTAACTAACGCACTCGGAGGCCGCCTTGCCGGAATAGTTTCCGTACAGAAAAGCGGTGAGCCCGGATATGACGGAGCAGATATTTATATCCGCGGTATTTCCACTTACAGTTCCAGTCCGCAAGGCCCCCTGGTTATTGTGGATGGCGTTCCCGGCCGTAGTATCACAGATATCGATCCGGAGGATATTGAAACATTCACCATCCTCAAAGATGCTTCTGCTACTGCCGTATATGGTACCCGTGGTGCTAACGGTGTAATTATCGTTAATACAAAAGCAGGTAAGATAGGCAAGCCCAATATCAATGTTGAACTGAACCAGGCCATCACCCGTTTCACACAATTACCTAAGTTTGTGAACGCTCCTGAATTTATGCGCATGTACAATGAAGGCCTGCAGATGCGGGGCCGCACACCATTGTATACAGAAGAAAGGATCAAGAAACATGAAACAGGAGAAGATCCCGATCTGTATCCCAACGTGAACTGGTTTGATGTACTGTTCAACAAATGGGCCACTAACAGAAAAGCATTATTGAACGTAAGAGGCGGATCTGAATTTGCCACTTATTACATTGGTGCAGGTTACTACTCTGAAACAGGCATGCTGAAAAGAGATAAGATCCAGTCCTATAATTCTTCCATCAAACTGGACCGTTTTAATTTCACCACAAACGTAGATGTCAATGTAACTAAAACTACTAAAATCGAATTAGGTGTAAACGGGTTTATCATCAATAGTAACTATCCCGGTATCGGCACCAATACCCTCTTCAACCTTGCCGCACAGGTACCGCCACATATGATCCCTCCCCGGTATTCAAATGGCTTATGGCCGAAGATACCTAACGGTGGTTTCTACAGTCCATATCGTGATATGACGCAAAGCGGTTATGCAACAGAGTACCGTAACACCGTTCGTTCCAATATCCGTTTAAAACAGAACCTGGATTTCCTGGTGAAAGGGCTCAGCTTCACTACCATGTTTGCCTTCGATAGCTATAGCTGGAATAACCTGAACAGGAAAAGAAATGTACAGACCTATTTCGCAGAAGGCAGGAGCCCGGATTCTTCCCTCAAAATGATGCTCGTGGAACCAGGTTCCAACGTGTTGGGATATGAAGGTTCAAGAGGTGGTAACAGGAATTTCTATACAGAAACAGCACTTAATTATGCCAATAATTTTGGTAAACATGAAGTATCCGCATTAGCATTGTTCAACCAGTCTGATTATATCAACGGGGATGCTACTGACCTGGTAGCATCTATCCCTTTCCGGATCAGGGGTTTTAGCGGAAGGGTTACCTATGGTTATAGCAACCGTTACTTTATAGAAGGAAACTTCGGGTATAATGGTGCGGAGAACTTTACGCCTAAAAAACGTTTCGGTTTCTTCCCCTCTTTCGGTGCAGGCTGGGTAGCGTCTAACGAAGCATTTTTCGAACCATTTAAAAACACCATCTCTTACCTGAAATTCCGTTACACATATGGATTAACAGGTAACAGTAACACCGGTAACCGTTTCCTGTTCCTGACAAGGATCAACACAGCAGGTGGATTTACATTCGGCATACCTGGCAGCCAGGTATCTTATAATGGATATGAAGAAGGGCTGGCAGGATCTGATGTAAGCTGGGAAACAGGCAAACGTCAGAACCTGGGTATTGAAATAAAAGTATTGCGGAACAGGTTATCACTCATTGTTGACCTGTTTAAAGAACACCGCACCGGCATCCTTACCCGCCAGCTGGATGTGCCATATTCTTCCGGTTATACTGCAGCTAACCTGCCTTACGGTAACGTAGGTATTACTTCCAATAAAGGAATAGATCTTACACTCGAATATAATCATGAATTCAACAAAGATTACCGGATCAATTTCCGTGGTAATTTCAACGTCAACAAAAACCTGGCGATAGCAGACGGGTTGCCACCATGGCAGTATCCCTGGCTGAACCGTACAGGGCATCCCATCAGTCAGCGTTTCGGATATGTGGCACTCGGGCTGTTTGCTGATTCGGCAGAGATCCTGCGGTCCCCCAGACAGGCAGGAGATATTCGCCCGGGAGATATCAAATACCAGGACCTCAACGGCGATGGCCAGATCAACAGCTTTGATACAAAAGCGATCGGCTATGGAGAAGTACCACGTATCTTATATGGTCTCAACCTGAGTGCTGGCGTTAAACGTTTTGACCTCTTCATGTTCTGGCAGGGTGCCGCACTCGTAGATTTCATGTATGCTTCCGGGCATAGCACCAACCCATTCTATGAAGGCCCCACCATTGGTAACCTGTACACGCAGGCGCTTGACAGATGGACACCGGATAATCCAAATCCCCGTCCATTCTACCCGCGCATGTCTACCCGCCAGGATATTACCACCAACTATTATGAAAGCACCTGGTGGATAAAGAGAGCTGATTATATCCGTCTCAAGGAAGTGATGATCGGATACAACTTCGGCGTAAAAAGTCTGCAACGTTTCGGCGTGAAGAACTTAAGGGCATACCTGCAGGCCACTAACCTGGTCACTTTCTCTCCATGGAAAATATGGGACCCTGAATTAACGGAAGGCAGAGGTTACCGCTATCCGCAGCTCTCCGCTTTCAATTTTGGAATTCGTGTAAACTTCCTTTAAAACTGCGTACAATGATCTACAAAAATAAAATCGCGATACTCATGGTGAGCCTGCTATTAATGGCAGGTTGCAGAAAGGGCTTCCTGGATACGGTGCCGGACAATATCACCACCATGAAAGATATTTTCACCAATAGAAGCATGACCGAACAATGGCTGGCCCGTTGCTATAACTCTATGCCGGATATGTGGGATCAACCTTATGCCAATGGCTGGAGCGGGCAATGTGATGAAGCGGATTACGCATGGGTACAACCCGGCATGAACTCTGGTGCCATTACACCGGATAATGCCAGTCCTAATAACTGGAATCCATACTACCAGACCATTCGCCTCTGTGGTATCTTCCTCCAGAATGCAGATCAGAACAAGGAGATACAGGAACAACCTAATGGTGTGCAGTTGTTGAAACAGTATAAAGCAGAAGCCCGGTTCTTAAGAGCCTACTATTACTGGCTGATGATGAAACAATATGGCCCGGTAGTATTAATGGGGGAGGAGCCGGCAGAAGCCAATGCAAATTTTCAGATCCCAAGAAGCACCTGGGATGAATGTGTGGCTTATGTACTGGCAGAAATGGACAAAGCCAATGAAGATGTACCGGTACAACATATGAATCCCGGTAACCCTTCAGAAGTGGATAATACACAAACCGGCCGTATCAACAAAGCCGTGATCGCCGCCGTGAAATCACAGATCCTGTTATTCCATGCCAGCCCATTATTTAATGGTAACACTGCTTTGGCCAGTTTCAAAAACCCGGATGGCGCCGCGCTGTTTAATCAAACGTATGATAAGGAACGTTGGAAAGCTG
This DNA window, taken from Chitinophaga niabensis, encodes the following:
- a CDS encoding FecR domain-containing protein; translated protein: MMQEIDYNLLVNVIDGNATPEEMTLVETWLSASEENRELYFRVKDILDQQKADTLNIDPAAAWEDVTRQLKERTRVKRMKWLKYAAMVAVLILAGGLITYFNSGRPATPEMQLVQTTTLQSKILPDGTKVWLKAGGTLSYRSSFGKGDRDIWVTGTAFFDVAKEETPFNIHAANMEIAVLGTSFTIHEKAIIVNSGKVKTTAQGQEMLVLPNERVQITTAGLQKDKVNAQIYGAWKDGDYQFDNTTIDELKDMINSNYGLEVTVITPSAFEGSAISGYMKIADEASLVKILSAMLNASIIRKGDILTIQPK
- a CDS encoding sigma-70 family RNA polymerase sigma factor yields the protein MQQDPQREDMDPLDTAQIFHKYYVALVGYACKFVELQTAEDLVQDVFIQTYDKIPENARSYLFRSVHNKCQDYFKHQEVHRRYVNEARILQDELTYFHPDTGNKSLLEEESNVWNAIEQLPPKCREIVKLRYQEGLKTIEISDAMGISSRTVETQLYKGIKQLRSMIKKLNYLLSILF
- the yiaA gene encoding inner membrane protein YiaA, encoding MKQKPSIAFVAASWVALFTGMLGFIIGLWNATMQLNEKGYYFTILMYGLFAAVSVQKCVRDRLEGIPVTDIYYGISWTSMLLTLILLVVGLWNATLLPSEKGFYAFAFLLSVFGAIAVQKNTRDAQAAGKEPENIKEEK
- a CDS encoding NIPSNAP family protein; translation: MKNSTLSFLLLLLCSLSVFAGEKPPAREYYQIRIYHLKTDAQVQVVENYLSQAFLPALHRAGIKQVGVFKPITQDTADLRIYVLIPFKTLTRFEELPALLEKDAAHASAGKDYLDAAYNNKPYARIEDILLKAFKDMPVLTPSTVTGPKSERVYELRSYESPTEKYAVNKIKMFNEGNEFGIFRKLNFNTVFCGEVLAGSKMPNLMYMTTFKDKADRDAHWKAFSADPDWKTLSAIESYKNNVSKNEQFFLRPTEYSDL
- a CDS encoding SusC/RagA family TonB-linked outer membrane protein; this translates as MKFGSLRLCLRVAGLCLFMQVAIADLQAQQSFASTVPGVFQDTRKTGRMIPLKSVLETVYRKYKLRIVHNEKYTKDVLLPEQVLQEDNEKVIASIQVALKPYHLVVNKISDQQYIIAPDTEKKPTVEVIKNELVKMKVSGTVRDKIGGIIIGVSIRVPGTQTGTTTNAEGFYSIDVEPTDTLEFSFIGYESQRISVRNRMDLNVILEPKEGGLNEVVVVGFGIQKKVSLVGAQSTIRPSELKLPARSLTNALGGRLAGIVSVQKSGEPGYDGADIYIRGISTYSSSPQGPLVIVDGVPGRSITDIDPEDIETFTILKDASATAVYGTRGANGVIIVNTKAGKIGKPNINVELNQAITRFTQLPKFVNAPEFMRMYNEGLQMRGRTPLYTEERIKKHETGEDPDLYPNVNWFDVLFNKWATNRKALLNVRGGSEFATYYIGAGYYSETGMLKRDKIQSYNSSIKLDRFNFTTNVDVNVTKTTKIELGVNGFIINSNYPGIGTNTLFNLAAQVPPHMIPPRYSNGLWPKIPNGGFYSPYRDMTQSGYATEYRNTVRSNIRLKQNLDFLVKGLSFTTMFAFDSYSWNNLNRKRNVQTYFAEGRSPDSSLKMMLVEPGSNVLGYEGSRGGNRNFYTETALNYANNFGKHEVSALALFNQSDYINGDATDLVASIPFRIRGFSGRVTYGYSNRYFIEGNFGYNGAENFTPKKRFGFFPSFGAGWVASNEAFFEPFKNTISYLKFRYTYGLTGNSNTGNRFLFLTRINTAGGFTFGIPGSQVSYNGYEEGLAGSDVSWETGKRQNLGIEIKVLRNRLSLIVDLFKEHRTGILTRQLDVPYSSGYTAANLPYGNVGITSNKGIDLTLEYNHEFNKDYRINFRGNFNVNKNLAIADGLPPWQYPWLNRTGHPISQRFGYVALGLFADSAEILRSPRQAGDIRPGDIKYQDLNGDGQINSFDTKAIGYGEVPRILYGLNLSAGVKRFDLFMFWQGAALVDFMYASGHSTNPFYEGPTIGNLYTQALDRWTPDNPNPRPFYPRMSTRQDITTNYYESTWWIKRADYIRLKEVMIGYNFGVKSLQRFGVKNLRAYLQATNLVTFSPWKIWDPELTEGRGYRYPQLSAFNFGIRVNFL